AATGACCAAAAACAAGTTTTCCAAAACTGCTTAGATTTCCCTTTGTTCTTTCTTATTCACTTTGCCACATATATTATCCACAAATGCATCAACTACATGTCTTTTCACTATTGAGGCAATTTAAAGACACTATTTCACTCACCAGACACACAGTGGGGGTAATGTAAAGCCAGCAGTACTTCATTATGGGCCACGGACGATAACCCACCATGTCTTCAATGTTGTCATAGAAACGATCTGAACCTGGTAATGAGAAGGAAAATAGATATATAGtagatatgaaaataaattctgcacagtcaccaaaaacacaagttagaacacaaacaaatacatgatGTAATATATGGACAACTGACACTGACTCCAAATCACACTTGTATTTAACAGGACAATGTTAGTATTTGAAGAGAAACTATCGTCTtacaatatttaacaattttttacatcattattaactattttattaaaaaaagaaatatgtaaccTACTACAGTTGACAACGCGGCTTTAAAGTGACGCATAATTTATCACATTTACCCCAAACCCGTCTGAGGCAGCATTTAAATCCTAGTTGACAGGGAGGCAGTGTGAAGACGTGTTTTATAGAGTGAATGTTTTGAGCTCAATTTAATCTTTTGTAATCATTCACAGTCAAAGAAAGAGTGCCGAATAGAAACACCCCTCCTCAAGAGGATCACATGTCTATCAAGCTTAAACATGCTAAAACAAGAGTAAAAGCTGAACGTTAAGGAGAGCACAGGAATGCAAGTGTGGACAAAAACATCTAGTAATCAACTGACAAAGTACCAGAGGAGTAAGGCATTAGTTAGAAATGCAGTCCACGTTGTAAAGCCACAAATGCACCAAAAGAATGTAAGCTATGTGAGGACTGGAGAGTAAACATTCACCTCAGTCAGTATCGGACAAACAACTATTAACagtcaaatgttgttttcagtgtAATTTAAGTGAAAACTTGACTATTGTTTAACCTTTTGCAATCATTTAGTTCAGTTTATAGATATTGACCACTCTGCTTCAGCCTGAATTTAAACCTGGTTCAATGGGTTTAATGTACTTTTAAGCTCCAATCGTTCATATTTTCAGCCTTCAAATTAGGATTTTTGAGTCCCTTATCGATATTTCTGACCAACGAAATAAGAACTTTTAAGAACCCCTCAAATTTGGTTGTTAAAAGAGTTATGACTAAGATATGTACAGAGCGCAATATTTTACAGttgtcagtgctctctggtTGACAAAATGAGCAATGGAGACCTCAAACTAATcttttttactgccatttctTATTACTTCTCTGTCGACAAAAACACCGATGCTGATGTATGAGgcctgtttttctgctgctgtttacaaACATCCCTgatgtaaacaaaaaagaataatatcAACGGAATCACTTAGCTATAgttttatgctttttaaatatacaagaAAGAACGCTCTCTATCAAGATTTGAGAAATAGTAAAAGCATTTCAGACGGCTTTCTTTGAGACCGCCAGGTGCTCAACAGCATGAGGTGCTGGACTTCAGAAAAGTCTGCTGAGCCAGCTCCTAACAGCggcagtttatttttcatttagtcaGATGTTTCAGATTTGCTTGAATGAACTGACACacacctcctcttctttcccccCAGTAACAAACGAGTCAAAGCATGTTGTCCTTAACTGGTTAGCTTAGTGTTTAAGTTCACTTCAGTCAAAAATTCTGACAAACCACTTAACGAAGGCTTTTAAAACTTTTGCGTCAAGGAATAACTACCACGGTATGAAaagatttttcaaaaagataatttcaataggcataaaaacaaaaactgtaacAAGATCATTGTTTGATTAATGCGGCACCACCTTGATGACTCACCGTATATCCATCCGATTGCTATCGACTGACACACTGAAAGAAGGAGAAGATTGCTGCCACTACAAACGTAATGGTCGAAAAGTTGAAGGAAATATAAGCCTCCCTGCAGAAAGATAGAGGGTCGGTTTTTACTgcacatcaaacacaaaaacaacacaacaatttTGCTTAATGTTCAGATGCTTAACATTTTTGCTTTGTCTAAATTAGATGACTAAAGAGATTCAGCATGCTGCCGGTCCGGGAGAGATTGTCTTGGCTTTTATTCATTGTTAACACACCACAAATATGAGTTCTCACCTCTGTGACGAGAAGGAGGCCGAGGAAGAAGCAAACAGCGCAgagacaaagcagcagcagttcTCTGCGATAAGCTCTTCTAAACACGGTGGGGAACATGTCTGTCACAGAGGTCATCAGGCACTCCAGACTCACAAACTgtaacagagaaacagaagaatGAGTAAACTGAACACTCAGAGACAAAAAGCTGTTGTCTGCAATCAACAaaggttaaataataaaactaaaaaaaaaaaaaatctgcttaatgtaaatgtttgttgtgttttgttatctCACCTGGGTATCTGCACCCAACAAGATGACCATGATGAAGAAACATATAGACCATAACTGAGGAAAAGGCATCATGGCTACGGCACGTGGATAGGCAATAAACGCCAAGCCTGGTCCTGTATTTGGGAACATGCAGATTAAACTTTTTGATTCCACAATATAATTAAGATTACTTTGAAGGGACAATATTATTCTTATGGTGTAATAATGTAACATACAAAGTACAGTTGCTATTTTATTCCAACTACCACAAACAATCTTTTTTGGCCTTTATTGGCCTTTTGAATATGACCACGCCAATCACTCATATCAGCATGAAGAGACAAATGTGTTATGCAGGCTCCATATTCAAGCAACAGCTAAACTCTCAGCCCAGTCTATGTCATTATTTCTAATGGGAGCGCTTTACCCAAACAGAGGTGATCATTAAATGTATGTACTGTAACAGATGGGGTGTAGTGGTGGTCTTACCAGAAGCAGCCACCTCAGATATCGGCAGCCCTTGTTCGTAGGACATAAAGCCCAAAACTGAAAAGATGGCAAACCCTGCCACAAAGCTTGAGGCGCCATTCACCAAACACAGAATGAACGTGTCCCTGaggaaacaattaaaacaaaaaagtgtttagCTAATGATTGACTTTTTGGtaatattgttttctgttttaaaaacaaatggaattgtgtaaaaatgttacaatgagaagaaaacaatagcctagaggatgatggagataacgGTCAAAGTGAACACAATGGCTGTGATATATTGACATTTATCTATATAAACTGGGATGATGAGTGATGTAAAATGTTAACAGACATGAGGTGGATGATTGTCTTTATATGAAACCAGTCGTTATTATCTGCCTTTCATTAACTCTGCCTTTATGAAGAGCATGCAGGTTGAAAATCATGCCTTACTGAATAAAGGCTTTTACTCTACTGTACCTCTTCCCCTCTCAACATTTATAACTTGAGTGCCGACGCAGTGGCCGCATTAAAAAAGACACTGTGGTAGAGAGCAAAACATGCTGAAAGCAACATATAGACTGCATCACTAACAACGAGAGATCACCTTATACttctacaaacaaaatgtatgccAGCACAATAAGTTGctatattgtttttacatttttatacaaaatggctttaaatgtgaagaatttaatttgaaatctCCTTCTTCCTATCATTTATCAATCATATTGCTGGTTCATTTAGCACTTGACTCTTTGTATCTTTTTCCCAACTTTAGGCAACGGATGAGACCAAAGGTTGGAAATGATAAACTTAAATTAGAACAACATAGCACCATGAAATATGCCACGGAAAACACAGATATTGTTATTAATGGCAGTATCTTTATCAAAACATCTTTAAGAGCCCATTTACATCACAGACTACATCCAAACTAAGGCTGACACTTTTTTGCAAGAATCTCaggttaaatatgttttattgatgcATAAAgattcaaaaacagaaaataagcagCGAGCACTTACTTGTAGCAATCATTATTATATTGATTGTAACTGCCCAGAGCTGTCAAACTGCCCTGACAAATCCCAAAAGAGAAAAGGACTTGTGCGCCTGCATCCATCCAAACCTAAGCAGATGCCAAAACATACATATCAGTAAACTTTCACCACTCAAACTACTGTAAGAGTGGACGCATATATCGTGCACTTTAGGTATTTTACAGTATTTGGGGTTCCAGTGGGAAGCCATCGTATAAAGTTGAATGTTTGACTTTATTACTTACTTGAGGGTCCACCAACCTTGTCGGGTCAGGATAGAGGTAAAAAGCTATGCCATTAATAGCTCCTGGTAAAGTGAGTCCACGAAGCAACAGAACCACAAGCATCACATAAGGGAAAGTCGCTGTAAAGTAAACCACCTGTCAAAATGAGACAAaggcagtttttaaatgttgttttaaatcacaattGATCATTGAAATCTGACAAGAAGCAGCAACAGAACAGCAAAATAACAAGCACAAGtgacattaaagtaaaacaaaggaaatatcAAGAGGAAATTTGAGAAATATAATTTCCTGAACGCGCAGTTGGCACACAATGTGACACAACTAAAATCTCTCCCTGTTAAACTTTAACAGCCATTATACCAACCATAAATCCTGGATGTTTACTGACGTTAAACTAACTATGTAAACAGATGCAGAATAATAGTTATTGTTTATAATAGGTTTTCACGTATGAGGAATTAGCTTTTTGTGTGTCGTAGCAAAATATAAACATAGTAAGagaaaattaaattcaatataAAAGTAAGTACAGATCCAAGAAACAAATATAcaagaaaaagtacaataaacaTACTATGAAAATATTCACAGTATATCTAAATCCAAATTTCAGTGTGCAGTTTTGTTCAAAAAGTGAAGCATAAAAAGACTTTTGCAATGTGCAATCTGCGATCTATCGTGGCATCTCCATCggtaatgtttcatttattgagGTGTTTCTTTTATATTGTACCTTTCCAGTGGATCTCACTCCTTTCCAAACACAGAAGTAGCAAAGGATCCACGCCAGTAAGAGACACAAGGCCAACTCCCACCTCAGGCTACCAATCTCATCAATCCCTTTAGAGATACCCAACACTCGTCTCCTGGACATAATAGTGCCAAAACAAGGTCAGTATGAAGACAACAACCCTACGAACGTTGTTCACGATAATAAAGAAGCTTGTTATGCTACTGAAGAATCAATGTGACTGATCACATGGTGTCATTGCTACATTGAAccacattcattttgaaattaagCAAATATTGTTTGCCTTGCAGAAGTAAATTTTCAGTTTTAGGTGGAAAATGAGTAATCAAGATATTTCTGGCAACACTAATACAGTAATGCAGCTTAAAAACTATCCACTAATTATGCTACTTAACATTAAGGTAGTTCAGCGCACCCACCAGCCCAGTACAATcaaatttataaatattttttagtgtttagtagtagtattagttttattttgtatcattttgtaTCTGTCCCGTGTGTTAATTcacttttacattcattttcattttcagctcAGCATGTTACATGGAGGAGATATGGagtagtatttttttgttcatgtgtaGCTTGCCAGCAAGTGTAGAGTATCAAACAGAGACTGTTCCTCAGACAGTATCGTCTGACTTAAGTCAAcctcataaatcataaatggTTTCGGGAAAGGAAAATCTCCTGCAGGGACACAACTACTTGTTCATGTGGTGTACAAATGAAAAATTGAAAAGTTAAAATGACGGTTGTTTTTATTGCCTGAGCTACATTAATAGTGTACTAAATGTTCTGCATGTTATCTACTGAGAAAGGCTGACAGTGACAtagcaaaataaatgtgagaACATTTTCACACCCTGTTTTATGCATTTGCTGCCAAATAATATTTGTCAGCAAATTATTTGTAGAATTCTGTTCCGATCACAGAGACTATGGTGAAGTTTggacattttggaaatatatatatatatataaatatacatatatttttgtatatgtaGGAAAACTCGAAATATCAGCTTACCTTTAAGGCCATTTTAACATGTCCTGTTAACATGTCTTGTTCATTCTTGTATAGTTTTGTATACTTTCTACCCATAAACTAGTTGAATATagttcttgtttcattttttctaattgttgtattttaaatcAGATCATCTGGCGTAGCATAAGGAGAAATATATAATCCACACACTTACTCCCAGAATTCTGTTGCAGGCGTTGTTGCGTTTGCTGTCCAATTGGATGACGcatttgttttatcaaattCAACACAAGactctgagagaaaaaaacatttggagaTGTTTAAATTGATCAAAGTGTAGATagatatttgaaaacaaaaagacagattCTATATACTCACCAAATACACAATAATCCTCAACCACTTAATAGTTATTTGAGCTGTGAAGGACCCTCCACTGTGGAAGTTTTAGTTATCTAACTGTACCTTTTATGAGCTACACGGCTGCTATGAAACCAATAGcttcatcaatcaatcaagaatGCAACAAATTTTCAAGAAATTCTGATATTTCTGTAGCCATTTGAATCCAAGCTTGTGGGCTTGTTTCTCTATTGCTCCTGTTATAAAGATGcaagattaaaagaaaagatgagGAAAACGTAGACACTGACGTCTGTCATGCACGTAGTTCATTTTTGCGCCTGTCTGCATGTCTACCTGTGTTCCAGCTGTTTCTGCAGCTGGCCCATGGGATCACAATGCTGAAGGACGAGAAGAGGTAGAAGAAGGCCCACGCCTGGATGACGATGTATGACACTGCAGCATATGCAATCACTACCTGGGTAGCGTAGCCGATCCCTGAGGAGGCAGACAAGGTGTGGACAATGTGGATTTTTGATAATGACgggcaaaaataataaagcacaTAGGTCTATAGCAGGGACAGACAATCTAAGGTACGTTTGCCACTATTGGCATAGGGTGGCTAAACCAATGGTACACTCACCATAAGTCTCATCCAAAGGCCAAAATACCTCTTTCCCCGGGCCTGGCAGTTACATGGCCTTTTATTTATGGTAGTTTGAATGTTCTTTTTTCCACATCCGCATTCCATGCCCTACTATGCCTCTGATTTGCTGATGAACATCGTTGGTGGAAGGTCGGCCGGTTAATGATTTCCACTCAGATCTATGTGGACTTTTTCATATGGATGGCAGTCTTCTTGTAAAAGGCTCTCATATTTATGTACAATGTCTTGACTTTGGGagaatttctttattttaaatgttgctaTGCACATTGCCTATAGAGATGGATAAAAGTACAGATCTGTTGgagattttaactttttgatGTGGTGTCAAGCCTTAACTTAATGTTGGTATGGCACACCGATCAAcaagaaaatattgaaatggcactttatataaaaaagatggCCGACCACTGAGGTATAGCATCTTGTTACCTAAAAATAGTATTGTTATTGTGGTTCTGTTATTGTTGGTTGGTCAATTAATTCAAAGTACCATGCAGGTAAAGCAGGTTGTGGTATGCTTGGGCAGGATTTAAGTGTGGTTGGAGAAAAAGCAAAGCTAGCTGGTTTAGCTGTTCTGATGGCTCATGACAGGACTGTTTGCTCAGAGTGTGGCATGGATTGGTAAACTTTTAACACTGATTTGAGGTGCAGGGTTTCTTCCCACTCTGCCAGTTGGCACACCTGTCACGACCAGAGTTAACTGACCGGTTAACATATGTTTAAGTTTGTGATTTTCCAGGAGGTGAAACCAAGTGAGCGCTGTGTCATGGAGGCAAGCTGACAATCTGTGTCCAGTTATCCAGATCGGTTTGTTTTCAGTCTATATTTTTGTTCGACAAATTCCATGAAAAcgccaaaaccaacaatgaattgaatCAACAAGTGTAGCTTGATCTTAATCCTCTGTGTTACAAACCTCCATTGTTGtctaaaacccccaaaacacaTCGATCCGACACACTGTTGCTCTGGGCTACATGTTCCTTTATTTTGATGaacatgggcactgtagtttaatTTACccataaactaataaaaaaattatagaaATTGTGATTTGATTGAAATAATATATCTGCTGTAACACCTGAACTCTACAGCTAAGGTTATGTTGGTAAAAATGTgtgagcaaacaaacacagaagttTAAACAGGTAGCTCAAAGTactgaaaatatgtgtttttttgtcacttgGGTTGCTTCGTGGGAATAAATTTTTGAACACTCCAATATATTTGAGATTTTTGGGTGTGTCTCAGAGTCTGTACTAATCTCTGGGTGACATGAGGCATGACATTTTGCCAAGTGGAGAGTGCCAAGCAGCAACAGACACACCCGTGTGTGCACACTGAGGGTCATTAAGTTTGTGCAACAGGGTCTTTTAACACACGTGATTGATTATCACAGCTGATCAGTTGGCTATGCACTATGGACAATTTTGCTTCACGAGCAGCCTATTTACAATGAATCATAGGTCTTTGTTCTCAAGTTAACCAATCATTACACCTCTGACTGGATAATAACCTTCTTGGAATGAAGTTTACTGTTATTATAAATAGACTCATTACTCATTACTATTTTTAAACAAGTAAAGGAAAAAATGCCAAAACTACACTTATTGGCCTTACTTATTTCCTGTAATTCAAAACTCTATATGTTATagacaaatgttttgttctgaGCTATGTCTTTCCCGAGCTTATAAATATGAGTTAGATCATCAAATTTAACTCAATAAAACTCAgggaaatgtattcattatgtTCCAGGGTTTAAGGGATATAGACTTTTTTCTGTAGAATCATCTTAATTCAAGGTTCAAAGTTATATTTGTTATCCAACTAATCaagacattaaaacacagaGCTAGAGAAAT
This portion of the Anoplopoma fimbria isolate UVic2021 breed Golden Eagle Sablefish chromosome 17, Afim_UVic_2022, whole genome shotgun sequence genome encodes:
- the LOC129105512 gene encoding sodium- and chloride-dependent GABA transporter 2-like, whose protein sequence is MEGQFLKGNCHDVPGQDKSLVKKTQLLDRGQWGNKLEFLLAVAGTLVGLGNLWRFPYLCYKNGGGAFLLPYVLFLLSCGIPMFLLETAMGQFTSQGCITCWRHFCPLFEGIGYATQVVIAYAAVSYIVIQAWAFFYLFSSFSIVIPWASCRNSWNTESCVEFDKTNASSNWTANATTPATEFWERRVLGISKGIDEIGSLRWELALCLLLAWILCYFCVWKGVRSTGKVVYFTATFPYVMLVVLLLRGLTLPGAINGIAFYLYPDPTRLVDPQVWMDAGAQVLFSFGICQGSLTALGSYNQYNNDCYKDTFILCLVNGASSFVAGFAIFSVLGFMSYEQGLPISEVAASGPGLAFIAYPRAVAMMPFPQLWSICFFIMVILLGADTQFVSLECLMTSVTDMFPTVFRRAYRRELLLLCLCAVCFFLGLLLVTEGGLYFLQLFDHYVCSGSNLLLLSVCQSIAIGWIYGSDRFYDNIEDMVGYRPWPIMKYCWLYITPTVCLGTFIFSLVKYKPLKFNKTYVYPTWAYALGWFLGLFCVLLVPLWIIFKLTRMKGTIGQNLRQLCQPEIKTHGTAKQPEQCPLNPDNTLSSAANEYKASGGAEMEMQL